AAGGTATTAATATATGGAGATTGCGCAGTTAATCAATATCCAGATTCGAAAATGTTAGCTAAAATTGCAATACAATCTTCTAATACTGCTTATTCTATTGGTATTGTACCTAAAGTTGCTATGCTTTCTTATTCTACCGGAACTTCAGGATCTGGTATGTCTGTAGATAAAGTAAAAGATTCTATAGATATAGTAAAACATATTAATCCAAAGTTATTAATTGACGGACCTATGCAGTATGATGCCGCTGTTTCTAAAAAAATAGCACATATAAAATTGCCATATTCAAAAGTAGCAGGTAATGCTACGGTATTAATTTTTCCAGATTTAAACTCTGGAAATATTACATATAAAGCAGTACAAAGATCATCAGGAATTATATCTATTGGACCTATTTTACAAGGTTTACGTAAACCGGTAAATGATTTATCAAGAGGGGCAACAATAGATGATATCATTTATACAACAGCTATGACTGTTATTCAATCTTTTTAGAAGTTTATAAATTATATTATAGTAATTAAAAATATATCATAATAATTTATTATTCATAAAATTACTATAATAAATAATTTTTTTTATATAGTGATTTTATGATTCTAAAGAATTATATGACAATTTTTGTAAACCAACTACCTTTTCTTTTTTAGTAGTACGAATTAATATAACTCCCTGTGTATTTCTTTTTAATGTTGCTATTTCAGAGACTCTAATTCTAACAAGAGTTCCTGCATTTGTAATCATCATTATTTGATTATTTTGATTAACTTGTATAGCGCCTATTACAACTCCGTTTTTTTGAGTAACTCGAATAGAAATAACTCCTTTTGTTGCACGGGATTTAATAGGAAATTGATTGATTTTTGTTCTCTTTCCATATCCGTTTTCAGTTACTATTAGAATATCATCTTTTTTATTTGGAACTAATAAGGACACTAGTCGATCATTATTAATAATTTTAATACCACAAATACCAGAAGCAGTACGTCCCATTTTTCTTATTTTTTTTTCAGAAAACTGAACCACTTTTCCCTTAGAAGTAAATATTAATATATTATTATTACCATTGGTTAATGAAACACCAATTAATTCATCGTTTTTTCGTAAATTTATTGCAATAATTCCTGAATTTCGTGGTTTTTGAAATTGATTTAATGGTGTTTTTTTCACAAAACCCAAAGCTGTAGCCATAAATATATTTATAGATGATTTATACTTAGAAATAGGTAAAATTGCCGTGATTCTTTCTTTTTGCATAAGAGGTAGTAAATTAATAATTGGGCGACCACGTGCATGTCTACTTGTTTCAGGTAGTTGATATACTTTCATCCAGTATAATATACCTCTACTTGAAAAACATAGAATTGTATCATGTGAATTAGCTACTAATAAATTAGCGATATAATCTTCTTCTTTAGTTTTTGCCGCTGATTTTCCTTTTCCTCCTCTTCTTTGCGCATTATAATCAGAAATAGGTTGATATTTTACATATCCTGAATATGATAATGTCACTACCACACTTTCTTTTACTATGATATCTTCCATATTAATTTCTGATTCTTTATTAATTATTTTAGTTCTTCTGGAATCAGAAAATTGATTTTTTATTTTTATTAATTCAGTTTTAATGATATTTTTTAATTCATCTGAATTAGATAATATATTTTTTAAATATAAATTTTTTTTATTTAAATGTCTATTTTCTTTATAAATTTTATCTTGTTCTAATGTAGTTAATTTATGTAATTTAATATCTAAAATAGCACGTGCTTGTTTTTTACTAAAATTAAAGTTCTTATAATTATCTTTTAAATGATCTCTAATATTTAGAGAGTAATTTGTTTTCCAATTAATTTTTTTTAATTTTTTTATTGCATTTTTTCTATTATTTGAAAGTTTTATAATTTTAATAATTTTATCAATATTATTTAATGCGATAGAAAAACCTTTTAAAATATGTATTCTTTTTGTATATTTTTTTAATTTAAATATACATTTTCTTGTAATAATATTTTCTCTGTGTTTTATAAATTCATTTATTATTTTTTTCAAACTCATCTTTTTTGGCTGCCCGGAGGACGATAATGCTACCATATTAATACCAAAAGATGTTTGTAGTGATGTAAGTGTATAAAGCTGATTAAGGATAACTTTAGTAATAAAATCTTTTTTTATTTCAATTACTATTCTCATTCCATCTTTATCTGATTCATCGCGTATATTTGATATACCATTTATTTTTTTTTCTTTAACTAAAATAGCTATTTTTTCAATTAATTTGGATTTATTAACTTGATATGGTAATTCATAGATTATTAATGATTCTTTTTTGTTTTTTTGATTTACTTCTATTAAATATTTTGATCGAATAGATATTTTTCCCTTTCCTGTACGATAAGCTTCTTTGATACCAATTTTTCCATGAATTATACCTGCTGTAGGAAAATCTGGTCCAGGTATATATATCATAAGTTTTTTTAAAGAAATGTCTGGATTATCTAAATATGCTATGCATCCATTTATTACTTCTTTTAAGTTATGAGGAGGAATATTTGTAGCCATACCTACAGCAATGCCAGAAGAACCATTAATTAATAAATTAGGAATTTTTGTAGGTAAGACTTCTGGTATTTTTTCTGTTCCATCATAATTTAAGACGAAATTTATGGTATTTTTTTTTAAATCGCTTAGCATTTTATGTGCTATTTTTGACATACGAATTTCTGTATATCTCATAGCAGCAGCAGAATCCCCGTCAATAGAACCAAAATTTCCTTGTCCATCAATTAATGTATATCTTAAAGAAAATGGTTGAGCCATTCGTACAATAGCATCATATACAGCGGAATCTCCATGAGGATGATATTTACCAATTACATCTCCTACAATTCTAGCAGATTTTTTATAAGGTTTATTCCATTCATTATTTAATATATTCATAGCAAACAATATTCTTCGATGAACGGGTTTTAATCCATCTCGTACATCTGGTAAAGCTCGGCCAATTATTACAGACATAGCATAATCAAGATAAGATCTTTTTAACTCTTCTTCAATACTGACCTGTTTGATTTCTAGTGCAATGTCTTTCATTAATGTATTATCTCGATGATATAATTTTATATTTAATGTTGATTAATTAAATCATATTTTTATGATGAAATAATTAGTTTTTGGATTTGTATTTATTTAATGAATAATTATATATATTTTATATATTGATATAAATTAAATATATATAATTTTTTGAATTATTTTATATATATAAAATATATACAATGATATATAGTAATCATTATATATATTATGATTTTTTTTATTTTTACATTTAATAAATATCTTTAATTACAAATTGTATTATTGTTGATATGTTTTTTAAATACTTCTTTAATAATATGTTATATTTTTTGAAAATTATTAGATAAATACTTCTTTATTCCTTTTGGTGTTGCTTGAATTGTTTCTTTACCCGGCTTCCAGTTAGCTGGACAAACTTCACCAAATTTTTCGTAAAATTTAAGAGCATCAATTATTCGTAATATTTCTTTGATATTTCGTCCAATAGGAAGATCATTAATAGATTGATGTCTAACAATATTATTATTATCTATTAAAAATGACGCTCTTAATGCTATTTTTAATTCATGATGTTCTATACCATATGATTCCTGTATATTTCTTTTTATATCCGATATCATAGGAAATTTTATTAATCCTACCCCGCCAGATTCTGGTAATGTATTTCTCCATGCATTATGCACATATACTGAATCAATAGATACACCTACAAGACATACATCTCTTTTTTGAAATTCATTATATAGATTATTAAATGCTATTATTTCTGAAGGACAAACGAAAGTAAAATCCATAGGCCAAAAAAATAAAACTGTTTTTTTTCCTAGTGAATATTTTTTTAAATCAAAATTATGAATTATTTTACCATCAGGTAAAACAGCAGATGCAATAAAATTAGGAGCTTTTTGTGAGACTAAAATCATTTTTATTTTTTCCTTGATTATATATATAAAATTATAATGATAATTAAGTATTCATAATTTATTTATGATATATTATATTATATCATATTTTTATTTTATATTTTAAATAGAATGAAATTATTTTTTATATATATAAAAATTTAAATAAATTATATTTTTAATTAAAAAAAATAATGATTTTTTTTAATTTTTTAATATTAAAAAAGGTATACTATAATGATAATTAATACTAATTATACATGGTCTGATTTATTTACTATAGAAAAAAAAAAAATATTTTGTTCATTTATGTAATACAATTAAAAATATACAACAGGATACTGTAGTTTACCCTCCTAAAAAAATGATTTTTAATGCTTTTTCATTAACTCCCTTATCTTGTGTGAAAGTAGTCATTTTAGGACAAGATCCATATTGTCATGTAGGTCAAGCACATGGATTATCATTTTCTGTTCCTAATAATATTTTAACCCCCCCTTCATTAAAAAATATTTTTAAAGAATTACAAAATGATTTTTTATTTTATCAAAATAAAATATCTAATTGTTTAGAACCGTGGGCTAAACAAGGGGTTTTATTATTAAATTCAATATTAACGGTTTCAGATGGTATTCCGGGTTCACATAAAAAAATCGGATGGGAAATTTTTACAGATCAGGTAATTAAATTTATAAATAATTTTTGTATAGGAGTAATATTTTTGTTATGGGGGTCTTTTGCTGGTTCAAAATATAATCTTATTAATCAAAAAAAACACTTTATATTGCAATCGTCGCATCCATCACCATTATCATCTTTTCGTGGTTTTTTTGGATGCAAACATTTTTCAAAAACAAATAAATTATTAAAAAATCAAAAAAAACAACCAATTAATTGGTTTAAAAATATGACATATTAAATAGTATTTTTTTTATAAACAAATGTTTAATTTAATACATTGATAATTTATATTGTGACAACTGCTTTTTTAATAATTTGATCTTTAAAAATATATCCATTTTTTTTGATATTTTTAATCTTAGTATTGTTTAAAAGATTATTATTTTTATTTTTTTCTTTTAAAGAATGCATATTTGGATTAAAATTTATATTAATTTGATTTATTTTTTTTATATGCCATATTTTTAAATTTTTTTCAAATATATTTTTTGTTAATTTTATACCTTCTATTATTGTATTTTGTGTTAAATTTGAATCTTTAGATATTTTTATTACATTATCAATTTTGTCAATAATAGGAACAATAGATTTTAAAAAATTTTTAATTTTATTATTTTTTATTAAAGTAATTTTTTTCTTATTTTTTTTTTTTATATTATTTATTTTAGCATAGAATTGAAGTTTTATATTTTTTTTTTTTTTTATTAAAGAAATAATTTCTTTTTCTATTGTTTGAAATTTTTTTATTTTTTTTTCTTTTTCTTTATCTACATTTTTTTTTTCTGTTTTTTTATTTTGATTTTCTTGAATGTTTTCTTTTTGCATGTTTTTCTCTAATAAATTTGTTTAATTAAAAAAAATAATTAAATTTAATAATTTTTTTAAAAATATAATTAAAGAAATTAAATTATTAAAATAGTTTTTTTTATTTTTTTTTAATAAATTTTATATTTTTTGTATTCTATGGAAATTTTATTTTTATATTTTTTTATTGATATATAAAATATATAAACAAAAATATTTTTTTGATATTATTTGTAATTAGATATATATTTTAATTGAATTTTTCAAGATATTACGTGGAGCTGGCGGGATTCGAACCCGCGTCCAAAATAACTGAGATGATTGTTCTACATGTTTAGTTTATTTATTTTAATGAAATAATACCTAATAAACAAAGCATTATTTTTTATCTTGATAAAAATATAGCTATATTGTTTCAAGATGAACATTATATAGTTATCTCTTTAAATATGACCTTTCTAAAATATATCTATTCTATTTAAAGAGAAAAAAATAGATTAGAAAGAAAGGGCTTTATCTAGTTTTTTAAGCTGCTAAAGCGTAACTTTTATTTTTTGCTTTTGTTTTAAATTGGTTTTTTAACGAGGCAAACCAACCCTCGACATGCAACAAAAATTTTTGTATATTTTGTCAAATCCATAATCAGCCCCATATATAAATTATATTATAATAGATTTATTGGATTTAAACAATATTATATATATATTTTATTATTTGAATTTTTTTAATTAATTATTAAATTAATAGGTGAATTTAAAAATGATAGATATTTTTAGTAAAATAGAAAAACAATTACAAGAAAATGTTATTATTTTATATATGAAAGGTTCTCCAGAACATCCAAGTTGTGGTTTTTCAGCTCGAGCAGCACGAGCATTATCATCTTGTACTTCAAATTTTTTTTATATTGATGTTTTGAAACATAACGATATTCGGTTGGCTTTACCTAAATATTCAAAATGGCCTACTTTTCCTCAGTTATGGGTTAATAAACGTTTAATTGGTGGTTGTGATATTATTTTAGAAATGTTATATAGTGGAGAATTATTAGATTTAGTTAAAAACTGTTATAATAATAAACAAGAAAGTTAATAATTTTTTTATACATTTAATGTATCGATTTATATCTCATCATTTTTTTTTCGATGGGATATATTTGGTGGCCACCCTCCAATTCTCTTCCATCTATTTACTATTTCACAAAAAAGATATGCAGTTTGCATAGTATCATATAAAGCAGAATGAGCTTGTGTTGTATCAAACGGTATTCCTGCTATTTGACAGGCTTTTGCTAAAACTGTTTGCCCGAAAATTAAACCACTAAGTGTGGCTGTATCAAAAATAGTAAAAGGATGAAAAGGATTTTTTTTTGTTTTTACTCTTTTGGCTGCAGCCATTAAAAAATTATGATCAAAATTTGCGTTATGCGCTACTAATATTCCTTTTTTACATTTATTAATACTAATTTTTTTTTTTACTAATTTAAAAATGCACTTTAATGCATTTTTTTCGCTGATTGCCCCTCTAAGAGGATTAAATGGATCAATTTTATTAAATGCTACAGATTCTGCTTTTATAATTGATCCTTTGAAAGGTACAATATGAAAATGTAAAGTATCATCTATTTGTAACCAACCCAGTTCATTCATTTTTAAAGTTACAACAGCAATTTCTAATAAAGCATCTGTTTTTGCATGAAATCCTGCACTTTCTATATCTATAACAACAGGATAAAATCCTCTAAATCGATTATTTAATGTAAACCGTAAATTTTGTTTTATAGACATATGAATCTCA
The window above is part of the Buchnera aphidicola (Cinara piceae) genome. Proteins encoded here:
- the gyrA gene encoding DNA topoisomerase (ATP-hydrolyzing) subunit A; its protein translation is MKDIALEIKQVSIEEELKRSYLDYAMSVIIGRALPDVRDGLKPVHRRILFAMNILNNEWNKPYKKSARIVGDVIGKYHPHGDSAVYDAIVRMAQPFSLRYTLIDGQGNFGSIDGDSAAAMRYTEIRMSKIAHKMLSDLKKNTINFVLNYDGTEKIPEVLPTKIPNLLINGSSGIAVGMATNIPPHNLKEVINGCIAYLDNPDISLKKLMIYIPGPDFPTAGIIHGKIGIKEAYRTGKGKISIRSKYLIEVNQKNKKESLIIYELPYQVNKSKLIEKIAILVKEKKINGISNIRDESDKDGMRIVIEIKKDFITKVILNQLYTLTSLQTSFGINMVALSSSGQPKKMSLKKIINEFIKHRENIITRKCIFKLKKYTKRIHILKGFSIALNNIDKIIKIIKLSNNRKNAIKKLKKINWKTNYSLNIRDHLKDNYKNFNFSKKQARAILDIKLHKLTTLEQDKIYKENRHLNKKNLYLKNILSNSDELKNIIKTELIKIKNQFSDSRRTKIINKESEINMEDIIVKESVVVTLSYSGYVKYQPISDYNAQRRGGKGKSAAKTKEEDYIANLLVANSHDTILCFSSRGILYWMKVYQLPETSRHARGRPIINLLPLMQKERITAILPISKYKSSINIFMATALGFVKKTPLNQFQKPRNSGIIAINLRKNDELIGVSLTNGNNNILIFTSKGKVVQFSEKKIRKMGRTASGICGIKIINNDRLVSLLVPNKKDDILIVTENGYGKRTKINQFPIKSRATKGVISIRVTQKNGVVIGAIQVNQNNQIMMITNAGTLVRIRVSEIATLKRNTQGVILIRTTKKEKVVGLQKLSYNSLES
- the grpE gene encoding nucleotide exchange factor GrpE, whose product is MQKENIQENQNKKTEKKNVDKEKEKKIKKFQTIEKEIISLIKKKKNIKLQFYAKINNIKKKNKKKITLIKNNKIKNFLKSIVPIIDKIDNVIKISKDSNLTQNTIIEGIKLTKNIFEKNLKIWHIKKINQININFNPNMHSLKEKNKNNNLLNNTKIKNIKKNGYIFKDQIIKKAVVTI
- a CDS encoding peroxiredoxin, coding for MILVSQKAPNFIASAVLPDGKIIHNFDLKKYSLGKKTVLFFWPMDFTFVCPSEIIAFNNLYNEFQKRDVCLVGVSIDSVYVHNAWRNTLPESGGVGLIKFPMISDIKRNIQESYGIEHHELKIALRASFLIDNNNIVRHQSINDLPIGRNIKEILRIIDALKFYEKFGEVCPANWKPGKETIQATPKGIKKYLSNNFQKI
- the grxD gene encoding Grx4 family monothiol glutaredoxin — translated: MDIFSKIEKQLQENVIILYMKGSPEHPSCGFSARAARALSSCTSNFFYIDVLKHNDIRLALPKYSKWPTFPQLWVNKRLIGGCDIILEMLYSGELLDLVKNCYNNKQES
- the rnt gene encoding ribonuclease T, giving the protein MSIKQNLRFTLNNRFRGFYPVVIDIESAGFHAKTDALLEIAVVTLKMNELGWLQIDDTLHFHIVPFKGSIIKAESVAFNKIDPFNPLRGAISEKNALKCIFKLVKKKISINKCKKGILVAHNANFDHNFLMAAAKRVKTKKNPFHPFTIFDTATLSGLIFGQTVLAKACQIAGIPFDTTQAHSALYDTMQTAYLFCEIVNRWKRIGGWPPNISHRKKNDEI
- the pta gene encoding phosphate acetyltransferase; translated protein: MKNYSENFKLFLQKKASSNIKKIIFPEGNNIKIIQSVSICSELKISKCILLGNNHYIKNIAMQNNFILHKDVQIIDPDSIRKLYVHQLYKLRKDKGIASHGDALNLLNNNIILSLMMLNEGEVDGVVAGITHATADVIRPAFQLIQNNCKDSFVSSVFLMLFPKKVLIYGDCAVNQYPDSKMLAKIAIQSSNTAYSIGIVPKVAMLSYSTGTSGSGMSVDKVKDSIDIVKHINPKLLIDGPMQYDAAVSKKIAHIKLPYSKVAGNATVLIFPDLNSGNITYKAVQRSSGIISIGPILQGLRKPVNDLSRGATIDDIIYTTAMTVIQSF